The nucleotide sequence ACCAATGACACTACCAATGTTAAGATTTATATactccttttttcttcttttttccctcGTACTTTTTGATGAATCGATAGCCTCAGGTATCGAATGCTTACTGGGTTCCAATAGGCGAAGTAGGAAATTTCGAGGTCGAAGGATTAAAAGCATAGCGATTGCTAATAATATCGATGTCAGTATCCTCTATTTATGTGTTCGAAGGTAGATCATGTCAGTTACACTATTTCTTATCGATCAAATTTTATCATTAACAGTCTCGAGCTCAATAATTGCATTTTTAATGTCGGGACCAACGTGCTATGCGCTTCATCACATACTTGTATGCATTTCAAAACGCGTCTTCATGCGGGAAACCACCCAATCTCTTCCGATAACATATCACTCCTGATGCAGCTGATACAGCTACATAAATAGTATCTAGCTCAAAATAGTCTCAATATGTTCAATCTTTAAATACCACACAGACAGTAAAATGGCGTAGTCAGCTTTAGCCTGCGGAAGTGGTCTACATCCCCAGACAGCGAGCAATCGAAAATAATGTCAGCAACGCAGCACCACACAACCATAGATCACCCAGCCAGGCATTCTCCTGCAGGGCTTCCCTGTTGTTATCTATGATGTCGTTAGAGAAAGCATGCCATGTAATAACTACCCGATAGCTTGTTAGGCCGCATGCTTGCCCGCGCTTCAAGTACTTCAGTACTCGTGTGCAAATGGAAGAAAGTGGTCTGGTAGCTATGCGCCATGAACTCATTACCGCAATGTGGGGATAGGATGACTCAAAGATGGACACCTTTATTGTGGCgatagaggaagaggaggggctCATTGTATCTTTACGTAGTGGTAGTATATAATTTCAGATATCCCCTTATTCTAGGTGGCCACTGCCCTATCCACAAGACTTCCACTTATACTTGAGAAAGCAATACTGCTCGCGTCATTAGGTGACATGACACAAACTATTGTGACTGAGTAATTGTATACAATCAGATCAAGACCAGTTCTATAGTACTACTGTTCAAGTTAAGTGTAAATCCAGTGGTCGCTGGAAGACTCAGTGGAGAACCTTTAATGAACTGAAGAGTTGTAATTAAAAGTCACGTTATCGCGTATTTCGTAAGCGGAAAATGGAAATAAAGCTACTTCTCACCGTACATAATCGTATATTATTCTTGTGGCCCTGCAATCGTCAAtcgtttccttttttccttcCTAGGTTGGAAATATGTCTGCTGAGTATCTAGCCAGACAGCGCCGGCGAAGAGTAAAACTCCAGTTGTCATGTTATCCATGTCGCAAGCGAAAGTGAAGTCACCATGCCCCTCCCCTTCGGCGCAGGAAATATTATCCCTATTATTCAAAACATTATGGCTGGACATGATTAACATTATTACAGAGTGCGATGCGACCGGAATAAACCGTGTGAAAACTGTACTCGGCGCGGTGAAGTTGCCGGCTGTACATATGCTACATCTTCTGTCACTACTCCTCGGCCATCCCAGTCCGATAACGTCCAGGATAGGATCGGCCGCTTGGAGAATGTTGTTGGCTCACTAGTCCGAGAATTAAGCTCTCCGGTGGCCAATCGAACGACGGTGGATATTCCGTCACCATTGGACACTACTCAACAGCCCATCGAAAACTCCGTTGGGCGCATCCAAGTGAAGCAGAATGAAACAAACTATGTGGGAAGTGAGCATTGGGCTGCGATTGCTGATAATGTAAGAGAGCTCATCATCTCATTGATTGCAATGACACAAATTCATAATCGCAGCTGCCAGGTGGCCAAAAGACCAATATTGAGCAGTCATCGCAGTTTCCCGACCTTCTCCTCGGGCTGCGCACTGGTTCAACATTCAAGAGCATGTTAGCTTCAGTTCCCCCAAAGAATGAGGTGGATAGGTTGATTTCGAAATATTTCAACTCACTGGACCTAGCTGAATGTATGTGTCCATCAATTGATTTTTAGCGGAGCTAGACGTGCTTTGCGACGACGGCTGACAGAAGGGGTCCGATCAGTGGTCACCCACGCACCGACGTTTCAAAAAGAAGTCCGTCAATCTACCCTTCCTGCTGCCCCATCTAGTCGTTTTGCTGATTGAAGGGATGTCAGTACGAGAATTTCTGGGACAGTCCGACTACTGTTAGTCTCAACTGGCTCAGTATCCTCTTTAGTATGATGTGCCTGGCCACCGACATCCTAGTGCAATGCGGCGAACAGATGGCCCGCGATGCCTCCAAGCCTCAAGAATCCGTCACACTATTTCGTCAATGCAGCGCACAATGTCTTATCTTGAGTGACTATACCAAACCTAACAATCACACGATCGATGCACTCCTGTTATACTTTTTTTGCGAGCTATTACGATTTCATGATACCCATTTTGGACTTTACCTCGCCCTGTCTATGATAGTTCGTGTTGCTATGAGAATGGGTTATCACCGCGACCCATCACACTATTCCAACATTTCCATCTTCGCAGGCGAGCTGAGACGGCGAGTCTGGGCCCTTTTGGCTCAATTAGATATCCTTGTGTCGCTTCAGATAGGCCTGCCCCGACTAATCCATGAACATGATTCCGATACAGCGTCGCCTCGAAATATTCCAAAAGAAGAGATGGACCCAGAAATGACCACACTCCCACCATCGCGGCCTGAGTCCAATGGCGCGGTCCTGTCCTATATGATAATGAGGATGAGGTTAATGTCCGTACTGGGACGAATTCATTGTCACGTTACATCTATCCATCCACTTTCCTATGACACCGTTATTCAGCTTCATGAGCAGTTGAACACGCAGTATGATTCTTTCCCATCAAGCATGAAGGTTCAGAAGAACCCTTCCGTGACCGATTCGGCGGCTGTAGTGATGAGACGCCTGTCATTGGATCTGCTTTTTCAAAAGGCCCGATGTGTACTACATCGGCTGTATATGAAACCGCAGAATCTTTTGTCATGGGAGACGTGCATTGACGCTGCGCTGAAAATCATCCATCACCAGTCGTTCGTATATCGGGAATCCCAACCCGGCGGACCATTGCGGGGGCATCTATGGAAAATAACCTGCGTGGCTACTTATGACTTTCTCCTTGCCATTATGATTCTCTGTCTTGGGCTCCAATCCGGACTTGGCTCCGAGTCAGACTCCTCTTCTGCACCTGATCGGGATCTCAGCCGTCGACAACCAGAGGCTCTGCTCAGTGCACTGAAGGACTCATATGCGATTTGGGCAGAATGGAGTAGCGAAATGAAAGAGTCCAGGCAAGTGGTAGAGATTGTGAGAATCATGTTGGATCGGGTTAAGGAAAGCGACTTGACATCTCATGTCGGATATCCGAACAATGGCACCGAGAACCTCCAAGTCATTCAGAATAACGGCTATTCAGGTAGGGTTTTGCCATCAATTTTTTTAAGAGATAATATGATTTCACGTCAATGAGCTAATGATTGACCTTATAGGTGCCGACTCTTCTATCAATGACGGTATATCCTATTTCTCAACACCATCTGACCTATCGAACGCAATGAGTATGAGACCGTTATCTCTTCAAGCGGATAACATAGAAAAAGCCCCTTCTTCCTATTTAGGGGGCATCTTCGATCCAATGGATGAATTTGATTGGGTAAGTGCCATAACCGTCCGTACCTTTATCCAGTCATCACGTCATCACCCAGAAGGGGAAAGGATGAGTGATCCCGCAGAAAGCCTTGCTTCGACCTTATACTAATAATATGAAAGGCATTATGGGATAGCCATTTGCAGGAAAATGGCATCTATTCGCAGATTTCATCCAGCAATCATGTGTTTTGAGTGGCTTGCTGGTATTTGGAAGAGCACGATGGTATTACCGACTGTATTCTCCCAGGAGTCGTCTGTACTTTCTTTTCATTTAGCTTGTATGTAGATATATATGGCCAACTACCGACAATTCGATATTTCGGATTATCTTTGAAAGTTCTAATAATCGGTTTAAAATAGATCTTGCGGGACAGTGGAAATATCGCGAGAGCCCTCTAGGGTCGGAAAATCATGCCCGGACACAGGTATAGTTCGTAAATCCTAGCGATGTTTGACTATAACGTATCTTTCCCTCGAGGCTGTGACTGAACATGCGTGCCACCCTATAGCTGTTTCCATTCGTTACTGCTTCCTCATGGCCGGTAGATGTTGTTGCTATGGTTACCACTCTTTGATCGGGATTGAGATCGGAGGAGCTTCGGCGGTATGGATAAGCAATGCCTGATCGTCCTGTACTTGTGACCGCAGATCAAACCGTTGGAGAATTGTATGTGCCCGGGCCAGGATATGCGGGAACTCTCCGAGCAGTACATGTGCAGATCCCATATATCAGGCCAGATATATCTGGGATGCCCGGTTTTGGCAACTGGTTGACGTGTGCTTCCATGTCGCTCTTGTTGTAAAGAGTGTATCGCATCAGTGCATTTTCGTTAATATGCTCGCATTTTGTTCCTCTGGCCCTCGGAAAGTAGTGCTTTGTGTGAGCCGTGATGGGGCGAGTATCACCCGTCTCAGGGCTTATCTACAATTACTCCTATAGTACTATAGTATAGGAATTCGGTGATCTGCCTCCACCTTCCATAACCTTAATCCCCACTGCTTAGCCGTTAGTCCTAACGGGCAAAAGGGGACTTTTTATCATTCAGGCCCACCAGAATCCTTCCAAAATCCCTTAATCAAAATGCCGCTCCCTGCAAGCATCTCATTTGCTTCTTCAATCACAATGTTTCAAGCACGTACGTATTATGTATAATCACCAGGGTACCCGTAGATATATGGTCACAGCCATCAATATGTGTCACCTGTGGGTCAGGGCATGACCAGCATGCCAGCGAGTTGGTAGATTTCTGGTAGCTATCGTGTGGTAGATGAGAAGTGTCTATCCACCGAGCTACGGCAACGGCTAGCGCTGACCAATCAGACCAGGGCACAATGGAGTGTCAGACCCTGCAGCATAAGTGAGTACAGACGGGTATATAATAAGCCAAGCCTCTCTCATCCCGGACTCGGAGCAGCAACCATGGCATCTCAACAGTCTATCAGAGCATCTTGTGACCGTTGTCGAGCCAAAAAGCTCGGGTGTACCATATCGACCGCTGAAACATCTCAGACAGGAGTCCAGCAGTGTATGAGGTGCGCCCGAGCTAAAGTGGATTGCATCTTTAGTCGCAGGGCGCCAACAAGGAGAAAAAGTAGCGACACCAGGAGAGACAG is from Aspergillus chevalieri M1 DNA, chromosome 8, nearly complete sequence and encodes:
- a CDS encoding uncharacterized protein (COG:K;~EggNog:ENOG410PK5H;~InterPro:IPR036864,IPR007219,IPR001138;~PFAM:PF00172,PF04082;~TransMembrane:2 (o293-311i332-353o);~antiSMASH:Cluster_8.3;~go_function: GO:0000981 - DNA-binding transcription factor activity, RNA polymerase II-specific [Evidence IEA];~go_function: GO:0003677 - DNA binding [Evidence IEA];~go_function: GO:0008270 - zinc ion binding [Evidence IEA];~go_process: GO:0006351 - transcription, DNA-templated [Evidence IEA];~go_process: GO:0006355 - regulation of transcription, DNA-templated [Evidence IEA]), with product MSAEYLARQRRRRVKLQLSCYPCRKRKVRCDRNKPCENCTRRGEVAGCTYATSSVTTPRPSQSDNVQDRIGRLENVVGSLVRELSSPVANRTTVDIPSPLDTTQQPIENSVGRIQVKQNETNYVGSEHWAAIADNLPGGQKTNIEQSSQFPDLLLGLRTGSTFKSMLASVPPKNEVDRLISKYFNSLDLAELVTHAPTFQKEYENFWDSPTTVSLNWLSILFSMMCLATDILVQCGEQMARDASKPQESVTLFRQCSAQCLILSDYTKPNNHTIDALLLYFFCELLRFHDTHFGLYLALSMIVRVAMRMGYHRDPSHYSNISIFAGELRRRVWALLAQLDILVSLQIGLPRLIHEHDSDTASPRNIPKEEMDPEMTTLPPSRPESNGAVLSYMIMRMRLMSVLGRIHCHVTSIHPLSYDTVIQLHEQLNTQYDSFPSSMKVQKNPSVTDSAAVVMRRLSLDLLFQKARCVLHRLYMKPQNLLSWETCIDAALKIIHHQSFVYRESQPGGPLRGHLWKITCVATYDFLLAIMILCLGLQSGLGSESDSSSAPDRDLSRRQPEALLSALKDSYAIWAEWSSEMKESRQVVEIVRIMLDRVKESDLTSHVGYPNNGTENLQVIQNNGYSGADSSINDGISYFSTPSDLSNAMSMRPLSLQADNIEKAPSSYLGGIFDPMDEFDWALWDSHLQENGIYSQISSSNHVF